In Rhodamnia argentea isolate NSW1041297 chromosome 4, ASM2092103v1, whole genome shotgun sequence, the following proteins share a genomic window:
- the LOC115743467 gene encoding protein spotted leaf 11-like, with protein MLTARIRDTISECISQAQSGSDEAKERALQTLASITRVSPLNRSSLAQADGAIPAFLRLTESNSTVLQALSLSILFNLSLNPDLKRPLADMETMHHLNSIILSPGSPESSRLAASLICSLAMLDKNKAKFGVAGTIQALIKAISGPPKVASHHLLSSLAELVQFHGNCTLAVRSGAVPMLLGLVATAEGEDLAGTSLAILCLLARFDEGLNALIRTDKIVTSMMNVLKGRCMLSKEGAAEILVRLFDESDGCTREALRLPEFSTVLADLSVRGSARAREKAGFLMRKLMEAYSYADGNELPLQW; from the coding sequence ATGTTAACTGCTCGGATCCGCGACACCATCTCCGAGTGCATCTCCCAAGCTCAGTCAGGCTCTGACGAAGCCAAGGAGAGAGCCCTTCAAACGCTCGCTTCGATCACCAGAGTCAGCCCTCTAAACCGGAGCTCGCTTGCTCAAGCAGATGGAGCGATCCCTGCTTTCCTCAGGCTCACCGAGTCCAACTCAACCGTTCTTCAAGCCCTGTCGCTCTCCATCCTTTTCAACCTCTCCCTCAACCCGGACCTCAAGCGACCCCTAGCAGACATGGAGACCATGCACCATCTCAACTCCATTATCCTGTCTCCGGGCTCCCCTGAATCCAGCAGGCTAGCTGCCTCCCTCATTTGCAGCCTCGCCATGCTCGACAAGAACAAGGCCAAATTTGGGGTCGCAGGTACCATCCAAGCATTAATCAAGGCGATCTCAGGGCCACCTAAAGTGGCCTCGCACCACTTGCTGAGCTCACTGGCTGAGCTCGTGCAGTTCCACGGCAATTGCACCCTGGCTGTCCGATCGGGTGCAGTACCGATGCTCCTCGGGTTGGTGGCGACCGCTGAGGGCGAGGACTTGGCAGGGACCTCCTTGGCCATCTTGTGCCTCCTAGCCCGGTTCGACGAAGGACTGAACGCTTTGATACGGACGGATAAGATCGTCACCTCAATGATGAACGTGCTGAAAGGGAGGTGCATGTTGAGCAAGGAAGGCGCGGCCGAGATCCTTGTCCGGCTCTTCGACGAGAGCGACGGGTGCACTCGAGAGGCTCTGAGATTGCCGGAGTTCTCAACTGTTCTGGCTGATCTTTCGGTTCGAGGGTCGGCGAGGGCGCGGGAGAAGGCCGGCTTCTTGATGAGGAAACTGATGGAGGCTTACTCTTACGCTGATGGGAACGAGTTGCCCCTCCAATGGTAA